A single genomic interval of Nocardioides nitrophenolicus harbors:
- a CDS encoding polyprenyl synthetase family protein, with product MTQQAWDPTSFRTDVQATLDAFLADQADRLAPLGGDAARLLSEARVTVTGGKRFRAAFCHWGYAALAGAPSGADAEAVRRAAAALELLHASALVHDDLMDASDTRRGRSATHRTFERAHRADGWRGDPEQYGAAAAILLGDLLLSWSDELLRRCGLGWDRVGPALDVFDLCRSEVIAGQFLDVSVQARGRADVTQAMTVLRYKSAKYSIERPLHVGAALAGADAATLDLLTAFGLPLGEAFQLRDDLLGVFGDPATTGKPAGDDLVEGKRTVLVALALDRAPVADGERLDRALGTALSDAEVADLRAIIDGCGARAEVESMIDDLARQAVDALHRGQAEAGWDAEACRALEQLAAAATRRAH from the coding sequence GTGACACAGCAGGCGTGGGACCCGACCTCCTTCCGGACCGACGTCCAGGCCACCCTCGACGCCTTCCTCGCCGACCAGGCGGACCGGCTCGCGCCGCTCGGTGGCGACGCCGCGCGGCTGCTGTCGGAGGCGCGGGTGACCGTGACCGGCGGCAAGCGGTTCCGGGCGGCGTTCTGCCACTGGGGCTATGCCGCGCTCGCCGGCGCGCCGAGCGGTGCCGACGCCGAGGCCGTACGCCGGGCCGCGGCCGCGCTCGAGCTGCTCCACGCCAGCGCCCTGGTCCACGACGACCTGATGGACGCCTCCGACACCCGCCGCGGCCGCTCCGCGACCCATCGCACCTTTGAGCGCGCCCACCGCGCCGACGGCTGGCGCGGCGACCCTGAGCAGTACGGCGCGGCGGCGGCGATCCTCCTCGGCGACCTGCTGCTGTCGTGGTCCGACGAGCTGCTGCGCCGCTGCGGCCTGGGCTGGGACCGGGTCGGTCCGGCGCTCGACGTGTTCGACCTGTGCCGCTCGGAGGTGATCGCCGGGCAGTTCCTCGACGTCTCGGTCCAGGCCCGCGGCCGCGCCGACGTCACCCAGGCGATGACCGTGCTGCGCTACAAGTCGGCGAAGTACTCCATCGAGCGGCCGCTCCACGTCGGCGCCGCGCTGGCCGGAGCGGACGCCGCGACCCTCGACCTGCTCACGGCGTTCGGCCTGCCGCTCGGCGAGGCGTTCCAGCTGCGCGACGACCTGCTCGGCGTCTTCGGCGACCCGGCCACCACCGGCAAGCCCGCCGGCGACGACCTCGTGGAGGGCAAGCGCACGGTGCTGGTGGCGCTCGCGCTCGACCGGGCACCCGTCGCCGACGGCGAGCGGCTCGACCGCGCGCTCGGCACCGCCCTCTCCGACGCGGAGGTCGCCGACCTCCGGGCCATCATCGACGGCTGCGGCGCCCGCGCCGAGGTCGAGTCGATGATCGACGACCTGGCCCGGCAGGCGGTCGACGCGCTGCACCGCGGCCAGGCCGAGGCCGGCTGGGACGCCGAGGCCTGCCGGGCCCTGGAACAGCTCGCCGCCGCGGCCACGCGGCGCGCCCACTGA
- a CDS encoding acyltransferase family protein yields MNPTEPLPDSRPARVPALDGLRGVAVLAVVGYHLFPHRLPGGFLGVDMFFVLSGFLITAELVREADGTGRPRFARFWVRRARRILPALLAVLLAVTATAGLLGGALEVRLRQQVLAALTFSSNWYQAGGPSSYADRYEAPVLQHLWSLAVEEQFYLVWPVLLWLLLVVTRRWGADRRGLVVAVLAALGVAAMALGRLGGGSLDRLYFGTDTHGFALLVGATAALWVVEVRLRTAVALSGGILLAILLLPWDAALTYLGGMAAVATATALLVLHVTGDARRVDCGRSPVALALSAPLLRWAGRRSYGIYLWHWPVIVVLLQVAPGLPLAVAAVPITLALAALSWRYVERPVLRSGYRASARRMVALGQRTGLVGIAVSTVVAALVSATVTAGLGNSRDHSALQVSLDAGQAAIEAHREAAPPAPAAPAPDAAPDAAPAVSPWTAPAPGDGRDLTVIGDSVTVAAAPALYDLLPHVDLRAHVGMQMWSLEKRIRTLRKTGALRPVVVIALGTNGDFAPHQLTDAIDAAGPGHRFVLVTASGPRSWIGPVNAKLRRYARSQPHTRIADWAALRPRVPDFADDRIHPGPRGGAVLARLMSRTAASFYAETAG; encoded by the coding sequence GTGAACCCGACCGAACCGCTCCCCGACTCCCGCCCCGCCCGGGTGCCCGCCCTGGACGGGCTGCGAGGCGTGGCCGTGCTCGCCGTCGTCGGCTACCACCTGTTCCCCCACCGCCTGCCCGGCGGCTTCCTGGGCGTCGACATGTTCTTCGTCCTGTCCGGCTTCCTGATCACGGCGGAGCTGGTGCGCGAGGCCGACGGGACGGGTCGGCCGCGCTTCGCCCGGTTCTGGGTGCGCCGGGCCCGCCGGATCCTCCCGGCCCTGCTCGCGGTCCTGCTCGCGGTCACCGCGACCGCCGGGCTGCTCGGTGGTGCACTGGAGGTGCGGCTGCGCCAGCAGGTGCTGGCGGCGCTGACCTTCAGCAGCAACTGGTACCAGGCGGGCGGGCCGTCGTCGTACGCCGACAGGTACGAGGCGCCGGTGCTGCAGCACCTGTGGTCGCTGGCCGTCGAGGAGCAGTTCTACCTGGTGTGGCCGGTGCTGCTGTGGCTGCTGCTGGTCGTGACCCGCCGGTGGGGCGCGGACCGGCGCGGGCTGGTCGTGGCGGTCCTCGCCGCGCTCGGCGTCGCGGCCATGGCGCTCGGACGGCTGGGTGGCGGCTCGCTGGACCGGCTCTACTTCGGCACCGACACCCACGGCTTCGCCCTGCTGGTCGGCGCGACCGCCGCGCTGTGGGTCGTCGAGGTGCGGCTGCGGACCGCGGTCGCGCTGTCGGGCGGGATCCTGCTCGCGATCCTGTTGCTCCCCTGGGACGCCGCGCTCACCTATCTCGGCGGCATGGCCGCGGTCGCGACCGCCACCGCCCTGCTCGTGCTCCACGTGACCGGCGACGCCCGGCGCGTCGACTGCGGCCGGTCGCCGGTCGCCCTCGCCCTGTCCGCGCCGCTGCTGCGCTGGGCGGGACGGCGCAGCTACGGGATCTACCTGTGGCACTGGCCGGTCATCGTGGTGCTGCTGCAGGTCGCGCCCGGCCTGCCGCTCGCGGTGGCCGCGGTACCGATCACGCTGGCGCTCGCGGCGCTGTCGTGGCGCTATGTCGAGCGGCCGGTCCTGCGGAGCGGCTACCGGGCGTCGGCGCGCCGGATGGTGGCCCTCGGGCAGCGGACCGGCCTGGTCGGCATCGCCGTCAGCACCGTGGTGGCGGCTCTGGTCTCCGCCACCGTCACCGCCGGCCTCGGCAACTCCCGCGACCACAGCGCGCTCCAGGTCAGCCTCGACGCAGGCCAGGCCGCGATCGAGGCGCACCGCGAGGCGGCGCCGCCGGCACCGGCCGCGCCGGCCCCCGACGCCGCCCCCGACGCCGCGCCCGCGGTGTCGCCGTGGACCGCGCCCGCTCCCGGCGACGGCCGCGACCTCACCGTCATCGGCGACTCGGTCACCGTCGCCGCCGCCCCCGCGCTCTACGACCTGCTCCCCCACGTCGACCTCCGGGCCCACGTGGGCATGCAGATGTGGAGCCTGGAGAAGCGGATCCGGACGCTGCGCAAGACCGGGGCGCTGCGCCCGGTCGTGGTGATCGCGCTCGGCACCAATGGCGACTTCGCACCCCACCAGCTCACCGACGCCATCGACGCCGCCGGCCCCGGTCACCGCTTCGTGCTGGTCACGGCCAGCGGTCCGCGCTCCTGGATCGGGCCCGTGAACGCCAAGCTGCGCCGCTACGCCCGGAGCCAGCCGCACACCCGGATCGCCGACTGGGCCGCGCTGCGCCCGCGGGTCCCCGACTTCGCGGACGACCGCATCCACCCCGGACCGCGGGGCGGGGCCGTGCTCGCCCGGCTGATGTCGCGCACCGCCGCGTCGTTCTACGCCGAGACGGCGGGCTGA
- a CDS encoding barstar family protein, producing the protein MSGLAAVLAGRHAPGVHRWASALDVADVRQAVEHAGWGFGYVDGVGLEDRAGVLRAIGGALAFPDHYGANLDALNDCLRDLPGPTVLLWDAWSGFARAEPRWFGVVVDVLSRRDPGDPAVEVLLRGEGPTDAVALLD; encoded by the coding sequence ATGAGCGGGCTCGCCGCCGTACTCGCCGGCCGGCACGCGCCGGGCGTGCACCGCTGGGCCTCCGCGCTCGACGTCGCCGACGTACGCCAGGCCGTCGAGCACGCCGGCTGGGGCTTCGGGTACGTCGACGGCGTGGGTCTCGAGGACCGCGCCGGCGTGCTCCGCGCGATCGGCGGGGCGCTCGCGTTCCCCGACCACTACGGCGCCAACCTGGACGCCCTCAACGACTGCCTGCGCGACCTGCCCGGCCCGACGGTGCTGCTGTGGGACGCCTGGTCCGGCTTCGCCCGCGCGGAACCGCGCTGGTTCGGCGTCGTCGTCGACGTGCTCTCGCGGCGCGATCCCGGCGACCCGGCGGTCGAGGTGCTGTTGCGCGGCGAGGGGCCGACGGACGCCGTCGCGCTGCTCGACTGA
- a CDS encoding ribonuclease domain-containing protein, with protein sequence MSRRTTQVVSSIVTVVLLVGVWWLQARGGDDAGPSRASQSPSVASTPSATTSARPSATPTRSASRDEDGVAYVDLADLPPEAAETVALIDAGGPFPYPGKDGSTFGNFEGVLPDRPRGYYAEYTVDTPGLSHRGARRIIAGDGGELYWTEDHYESFERIRR encoded by the coding sequence ATGAGCCGGCGTACGACCCAGGTCGTCTCCTCGATCGTCACCGTCGTCCTGCTGGTCGGCGTGTGGTGGCTGCAGGCGCGGGGCGGCGACGACGCGGGTCCGTCCCGGGCGAGCCAGAGCCCGAGCGTCGCCTCGACCCCGAGCGCGACGACCTCGGCACGCCCCTCCGCCACGCCGACCCGGTCCGCCTCCCGCGACGAGGATGGCGTCGCGTACGTCGACCTCGCCGACCTGCCGCCCGAGGCGGCCGAGACGGTCGCGCTGATCGACGCCGGCGGCCCGTTCCCCTACCCGGGCAAGGACGGCTCCACCTTCGGCAACTTCGAGGGCGTGCTCCCCGACCGGCCACGGGGCTACTACGCGGAGTACACCGTCGACACGCCCGGCCTCAGCCATCGCGGCGCCCGGCGGATCATCGCCGGCGACGGGGGCGAGCTGTACTGGACCGAGGACCACTACGAGTCGTTCGAGAGGATCCGCCGATGA
- a CDS encoding Rv2175c family DNA-binding protein translates to MSEPRLADHDLAVLVEDWLDWDQAADLIGVTPAKVRTMVREHQLAAAVPAPGRRQAIPALFLVDGEPVKGLPGLLTVLHDNGFDDRECIAWIFLDADLPGRPIDALLENRGSEVKRRAQALAF, encoded by the coding sequence ATGAGCGAACCGCGACTGGCCGACCACGATCTCGCCGTCCTCGTCGAGGACTGGTTGGACTGGGACCAGGCCGCCGACCTGATCGGGGTCACCCCCGCCAAGGTGCGCACCATGGTCCGCGAGCACCAGCTCGCCGCCGCCGTGCCCGCCCCCGGCCGGCGCCAGGCGATCCCCGCGCTCTTCCTCGTCGACGGCGAGCCGGTCAAGGGCCTGCCCGGCCTGCTGACGGTGCTCCACGACAACGGCTTCGACGACCGCGAGTGCATCGCCTGGATCTTCCTCGACGCCGACCTCCCGGGCCGCCCGATCGACGCGCTGCTCGAGAACCGCGGCTCCGAGGTCAAGCGCCGCGCGCAGGCGCTCGCCTTCTGA